The following proteins are encoded in a genomic region of Tuberibacillus sp. Marseille-P3662:
- a CDS encoding transposase → MANQTLTEREPSPVIGIDEMAILKGHKYETVVTDILTGQVHQMGRNRKYQSIIDLL, encoded by the coding sequence GTGGCTAACCAAACACTCACTGAGAGGGAACCCTCACCTGTGATTGGTATTGATGAAATGGCCATTTTAAAAGGGCATAAGTATGAAACGGTGGTGACGGATATTTTAACAGGCCAGGTTCATCAAATGGGCAGAAACCGTAAGTATCAGTCGATCATCGACCTGTTATAA
- a CDS encoding DUF2812 domain-containing protein, giving the protein MSCFIDYDKEEKWLREMAKEGYQLEDASFRYKFRSTEPEYTVIKVDYRHLKKHEDFIDYCTLFEDSG; this is encoded by the coding sequence ATAAGTTGTTTCATTGACTATGATAAAGAAGAAAAATGGTTAAGAGAGATGGCTAAAGAAGGGTATCAGTTGGAAGATGCATCTTTCAGATATAAATTCCGTTCCACAGAACCAGAATACACTGTAATCAAAGTTGATTACAGACACTTAAAGAAACACGAAGATTTCATTGATTATTGCACTTTATTTGAAGACAGCGGCTGA
- a CDS encoding PadR family transcriptional regulator, whose amino-acid sequence MFKRPDRPQHPFFKGKDHFHHNGFFKGGKFDKEFWMENGNFGGRQGGPRFFAGKGPGGDHGGERFFKRGDIKIVLLKLLQEQPRHGYELIKVLEERFKGFYSPSPGSVYPTLQMLEDQDLVDITKEGRKKVYHLTDEGQTYLDNHQNEDPFISRMNMFENVDLDEMQTLRSDIKNLFHDFIKVGRHAMETPEKKEQLQKLLEKTRAELSEIADDDKKNTDEQ is encoded by the coding sequence ATGTTCAAAAGACCTGATAGGCCTCAACATCCTTTTTTTAAAGGGAAAGATCATTTTCATCATAATGGCTTCTTTAAAGGTGGCAAATTCGATAAAGAATTCTGGATGGAAAACGGTAACTTCGGAGGAAGACAAGGTGGACCTCGTTTCTTCGCAGGCAAAGGACCCGGCGGAGATCATGGTGGCGAACGTTTTTTCAAACGCGGTGATATTAAGATCGTCTTGTTAAAGTTGTTACAAGAGCAACCAAGACATGGCTACGAATTAATCAAGGTACTTGAAGAAAGGTTCAAGGGCTTTTATTCGCCCAGTCCCGGCTCTGTTTATCCGACTCTGCAAATGCTCGAAGATCAAGATCTTGTCGATATAACCAAGGAAGGACGGAAAAAAGTTTATCATCTTACAGATGAGGGGCAAACTTATTTAGACAATCACCAAAACGAAGACCCCTTTATCTCAAGAATGAATATGTTTGAAAATGTGGATCTAGATGAAATGCAGACTTTAAGATCTGACATTAAGAATTTATTCCATGACTTTATTAAGGTCGGTCGTCATGCTATGGAAACTCCCGAAAAAAAGGAACAACTACAAAAGCTACTCGAAAAAACAAGGGCAGAGCTTTCGGAAATTGCGGATGACGACAAGAAAAACACTGATGAACAATAA
- a CDS encoding SDR family NAD(P)-dependent oxidoreductase, with amino-acid sequence MKTSLLLSQRILIKKDKMLCVKADMTKQEDVDALAECTKTAFGSVDIYVNNAGQMGMS; translated from the coding sequence GTGAAGACTAGCTTACTTTTATCGCAGAGGATATTGATCAAAAAAGACAAAATGCTATGCGTTAAGGCAGACATGACGAAGCAAGAAGATGTGGACGCCCTAGCAGAATGCACGAAAACGGCGTTTGGAAGCGTGGACATATATGTCAACAATGCTGGGCAAATGGGGATGAGCTAA
- a CDS encoding polysaccharide deacetylase family protein → MRKRRRLNRRGKKAVLILLTFITSFLVGWGTITKADTTEQETKISSIPAKPLSLSSGTKKAFASSKLHQSIQYKQEIKREQRQHQKAQNLLEADRDNKDIYLTFDDGPSSNTNQLLDVLDQYNAQATFFMLGPNIQSHPSVVKRIVKEDFGVGLHGITHDVHKIYNSKKAPLQEMTKDQQILHNITGSHSRLVRLPYGSIPYLTVGMRSLLDQNGFKIWDWNVDSKDWELKDQRFVHKTIHDIQNLKKKGEVPVVLMHDSAATIRYLPQLLNYLEQHGYQTKKITNKMPPLTFQCEGRCHSISS, encoded by the coding sequence ATGAGGAAGCGCAGACGTTTAAATCGTAGAGGGAAGAAGGCTGTACTCATCCTGTTGACATTTATAACGAGTTTTCTTGTCGGGTGGGGCACAATTACCAAAGCAGACACCACGGAACAAGAAACCAAGATTTCCTCTATCCCGGCGAAACCATTATCACTGTCTTCTGGAACCAAAAAAGCCTTTGCCAGCTCGAAGCTGCATCAATCGATTCAATATAAACAGGAAATTAAGCGAGAACAAAGGCAACATCAAAAAGCACAGAACCTATTAGAAGCGGACCGAGACAATAAGGACATTTATTTAACCTTCGATGATGGACCGTCATCCAATACGAACCAATTGCTTGACGTCCTTGACCAATACAATGCTCAGGCGACTTTTTTCATGTTGGGCCCCAATATCCAAAGCCATCCATCGGTTGTGAAGCGAATAGTGAAAGAAGATTTCGGCGTTGGATTACATGGCATCACTCATGATGTTCACAAGATCTACAATTCAAAGAAAGCACCGTTACAAGAAATGACCAAGGACCAGCAAATATTACATAATATAACAGGTTCTCATTCTAGACTTGTCCGTTTGCCCTATGGCAGCATTCCTTATTTGACAGTGGGCATGCGTTCTTTGTTAGATCAAAATGGGTTTAAAATATGGGATTGGAATGTAGATAGTAAGGATTGGGAGTTAAAAGATCAGCGATTCGTGCATAAGACGATTCATGATATTCAGAACCTCAAAAAGAAAGGCGAAGTACCGGTTGTCCTTATGCATGATAGCGCTGCGACGATTCGCTACTTGCCACAACTTTTAAACTATCTTGAGCAACACGGCTATCAAACCAAAAAAATAACGAATAAAATGCCCCCTTTGACCTTCCAATGTGAAGGGCGCTGCCATTCAATCAGTTCATAG
- a CDS encoding YkyA family protein yields MTIIKRFVPFGLSVIFVLLVGGCHHDQKQVESIHHDLKQSAQIEKTFAENQETLGKVNRKEHNLYKTIISLNVNQTDKIQSAIKKAQKYNKKQQQALKTAKKHFKQAFTEVSSMEPVVEKINDTKQKKAASKVVELMEKRHHLYQSYNKKYSHALALNHDFYKQLAKQEYKVSELDQQIEEINHVYDDMKSLKQQFNRYTKQYNKAKIEYYQKAGLEVKSQDNSNP; encoded by the coding sequence ATGACCATCATCAAAAGATTTGTGCCGTTCGGACTTTCTGTGATATTCGTATTGCTCGTGGGCGGTTGTCATCATGACCAAAAACAGGTGGAAAGTATTCATCATGATTTGAAACAATCGGCGCAAATTGAGAAAACATTTGCCGAGAATCAAGAAACATTAGGTAAAGTCAACCGCAAGGAACATAATCTCTATAAAACAATCATTTCTTTGAATGTTAATCAGACGGATAAGATTCAATCCGCAATAAAAAAAGCACAAAAATATAATAAGAAACAGCAGCAGGCCTTAAAAACAGCCAAAAAGCATTTCAAGCAGGCTTTTACCGAAGTCTCTTCAATGGAACCCGTTGTCGAAAAAATCAATGATACCAAGCAAAAAAAGGCAGCCTCGAAAGTTGTAGAACTCATGGAGAAACGCCATCATCTATACCAGTCTTATAATAAAAAGTACAGTCACGCGTTGGCGCTTAATCACGACTTCTATAAGCAGCTCGCAAAACAGGAATATAAAGTGTCCGAACTCGATCAGCAAATTGAAGAGATCAATCATGTCTACGACGATATGAAGAGCCTAAAACAACAATTTAACCGCTATACGAAACAGTACAACAAGGCGAAAATTGAATACTATCAGAAGGCGGGTTTGGAAGTGAAATCACAGGACAACAGTAACCCATAA
- a CDS encoding carbohydrate kinase, producing the protein MVKDQHILALIRENPFISQQELSEKLGLSRSAVAGYISTLTKKGEIVGRAYIVKEEAKITCIGGANIDRKSQTLKPVQYGTSNPATVRQSSGGISRNVAENLGRLGCHVSLMTLIGDDRDGKWLLDETKRHGVDVSQCLAMNQEKTGTYTSILNDTGEMVLAVADMKVYDQFSIGFIEARWSHLASSNIIFADANLPEASLTYLINRCANEQLSLWVHTVSAPKALKLPSHLQGIDVLVATRDEVAALTEMETLTIEDCKKAAEQLIQRGVKEVMITLNEQGVLWVNANGEQAHFHPLPTNPIDRTGVEESFIGGVLFGISHDESFEHAVRLGMAASAVTWQTSETNADFSADQLYSLADNHYE; encoded by the coding sequence ATGGTCAAAGATCAGCATATTTTGGCTTTAATTAGAGAAAACCCATTTATTTCGCAACAAGAATTATCAGAAAAATTAGGGCTCTCGAGATCAGCGGTCGCTGGATATATATCCACCTTAACGAAAAAAGGGGAAATCGTTGGCCGTGCTTATATCGTTAAGGAAGAGGCAAAAATCACTTGTATCGGTGGAGCAAATATCGATCGCAAGTCACAAACCTTAAAACCTGTTCAGTACGGCACGTCCAACCCTGCAACGGTTAGGCAGTCCTCTGGAGGTATATCTAGAAATGTAGCGGAGAACCTTGGGCGGCTTGGATGTCACGTTTCGTTGATGACCTTAATCGGGGATGACCGGGACGGTAAATGGCTCTTGGATGAAACCAAACGTCACGGCGTCGATGTTAGCCAATGCTTAGCAATGAATCAGGAAAAGACAGGGACTTATACATCAATTCTTAATGATACCGGAGAAATGGTTCTAGCCGTCGCTGATATGAAAGTATACGATCAGTTCAGCATTGGATTCATTGAAGCCCGCTGGTCGCATTTAGCATCATCCAATATCATATTTGCTGACGCTAATCTTCCAGAAGCATCGTTAACTTATCTCATTAATCGATGTGCTAATGAGCAATTGTCTCTATGGGTTCATACCGTTTCTGCACCAAAAGCGCTGAAACTGCCTTCTCATTTACAGGGCATCGATGTGCTGGTTGCCACTCGTGATGAAGTAGCGGCATTAACGGAAATGGAGACGTTAACGATTGAAGACTGTAAGAAAGCTGCGGAACAGTTAATACAAAGAGGGGTTAAGGAAGTGATGATTACCCTAAATGAACAGGGCGTCTTATGGGTCAATGCTAATGGAGAACAAGCACACTTTCACCCACTACCTACTAATCCTATAGATAGAACAGGTGTAGAGGAATCCTTCATCGGCGGTGTTCTATTCGGTATCAGTCATGATGAATCCTTTGAACATGCTGTGCGTTTGGGTATGGCAGCATCTGCTGTGACATGGCAAACTTCAGAAACAAATGCTGACTTTTCAGCAGATCAACTTTATTCACTTGCCGATAATCACTATGAATGA
- a CDS encoding carbohydrate kinase family protein: MSNAVNQKELTSPVVCIGGANVDKKLYIKNEIVNKTSNPVTSSKSVGGVARNIAENLGRLGEDVILLSTRGYDSDWLDIEQLSSPFMNVDYVHDLENFATGSYTAVLDKNGDLSIALADMDIFDHMTPELLLKNTDILLKAKCIVVDLNCPSETIDFLCTFTTEHDIPFVIIPVSSPKMNRLSNTLNAVNWLIVNKDETENFMNIEIKDKRDWKNSVKKWLDLGVKQVIVTNGSAGVMTGTTNGEIHYFPAIETPRVVDVTGAGDSFCAGVIYAWLQEQPFDFIIKSGLMNAHKTIMSKDTVRQKLSEDQFYSDMEAFSNEAIY, encoded by the coding sequence GTGTCTAACGCGGTTAATCAGAAAGAACTAACATCTCCCGTTGTCTGTATAGGGGGAGCGAATGTTGACAAAAAATTATATATCAAAAATGAAATCGTTAACAAAACATCTAACCCAGTCACCTCTTCTAAATCGGTTGGTGGAGTAGCAAGGAATATAGCTGAAAACTTAGGGCGTTTAGGGGAAGACGTGATATTGCTTTCAACGAGAGGTTATGATTCAGATTGGTTGGATATTGAACAGCTGTCTTCACCTTTTATGAATGTGGACTATGTTCATGATTTAGAAAATTTCGCCACAGGTTCCTATACAGCCGTTTTAGATAAAAACGGTGATTTATCGATCGCCCTGGCGGATATGGACATTTTTGATCACATGACACCTGAGCTCCTTTTAAAAAATACTGATATTCTTCTCAAAGCTAAATGTATTGTAGTCGATTTGAATTGCCCAAGTGAGACCATTGATTTTCTTTGTACATTCACAACTGAACACGATATCCCATTCGTCATTATTCCTGTTTCGTCTCCAAAAATGAATAGGCTTTCAAATACCTTGAATGCTGTGAATTGGCTGATTGTAAATAAAGATGAAACGGAAAATTTCATGAATATTGAGATAAAAGATAAAAGGGATTGGAAGAACTCTGTTAAGAAGTGGCTTGATTTGGGTGTTAAACAAGTTATTGTAACGAATGGATCAGCGGGTGTCATGACAGGGACCACGAATGGAGAGATTCATTACTTTCCGGCTATTGAGACACCAAGGGTTGTCGATGTTACGGGTGCAGGAGATTCCTTTTGTGCAGGTGTTATTTATGCCTGGTTACAAGAACAACCATTTGATTTTATTATCAAATCTGGATTGATGAATGCACACAAAACAATCATGTCAAAAGACACAGTCCGGCAAAAATTATCAGAAGACCAATTTTATTCAGACATGGAGGCGTTTTCAAATGAAGCAATATATTGA
- a CDS encoding pseudouridine-5'-phosphate glycosidase, with the protein MKQYIELSEEVQQAKAEGKAIVALESTIISHGMPYPQNIEMAREVEQIVRDNGAVPATIAIMDGTIKVGLTAEELELFGQSSDVAKVSRRDLPHIIATKQLGATTVATTMICADLADIKIFVTGGIGGVHRGAETTMDISADLEELAQTDVAVVCAGAKSILDLALTLEYLETKGVPVIGYETEVLPAFYTRTSDHPLNFSTDSVDVIADVLKTKWDLNLKGGAVIANPIPEEYAMDQTYIDGIINQAIKEAEDNQISGKDSTPFLLAKVKELTNGKSLDANIELVKHNTKVGTQIAVCFNNQAQIIPNQF; encoded by the coding sequence ATGAAGCAATATATTGAACTATCCGAAGAGGTCCAACAAGCAAAAGCAGAAGGGAAGGCCATTGTTGCCTTAGAATCCACCATTATTTCTCACGGCATGCCTTATCCACAAAATATTGAAATGGCTCGTGAGGTTGAACAAATTGTTCGTGATAACGGTGCCGTTCCGGCGACCATTGCTATCATGGATGGCACAATCAAAGTTGGCTTAACTGCTGAAGAGCTCGAGCTATTTGGACAAAGTTCTGATGTAGCTAAAGTTTCAAGACGTGATTTGCCCCATATTATTGCGACAAAACAACTAGGCGCAACAACTGTGGCCACAACCATGATTTGTGCTGATTTAGCTGATATCAAAATCTTTGTGACGGGTGGTATTGGCGGGGTTCATAGAGGGGCTGAAACAACTATGGATATCTCGGCTGATCTTGAAGAACTCGCTCAAACGGACGTCGCGGTCGTTTGTGCCGGTGCCAAGTCAATTCTAGATTTAGCTCTAACATTAGAGTACCTCGAAACAAAAGGGGTTCCTGTCATTGGATATGAAACAGAAGTCTTACCAGCCTTTTATACAAGAACAAGTGACCATCCGCTAAATTTCTCCACGGATTCAGTTGATGTTATTGCTGATGTATTAAAAACGAAATGGGACCTTAACCTTAAGGGTGGCGCTGTCATCGCTAATCCAATTCCTGAGGAATATGCCATGGATCAAACTTATATTGATGGCATTATCAATCAAGCTATTAAAGAAGCAGAAGACAATCAAATTTCCGGTAAAGACAGCACACCATTTTTGCTAGCGAAAGTTAAGGAATTAACGAACGGTAAAAGCCTTGATGCGAATATAGAATTAGTTAAACACAATACAAAAGTCGGTACACAAATCGCAGTTTGTTTTAATAACCAAGCTCAAATAATACCAAATCAGTTCTGA
- a CDS encoding NupC/NupG family nucleoside CNT transporter encodes MNIIFLITGILLAFVIAFIFSNNRREIKYKRILIMLAVQILLVYFMMNTSIGLIAIAQVGELFEKLMAIADAGVQFVFGGMVNEGASTFFFTALLPLVFISVLIGIVNYIKVLPFVIKYIGLVLSKITGMGKLESYFAVSTAVFGQPEVFLTIIKQIPLLSQKRLYTICTSAMSAVSMAMVGSYMTMLEPKYVVTAVVLNIFSALIIANIINPYDLDDEDDLLQTEESARVPFFQMVGDSVMDGFKIAITVAAMLLGFIALMELVNVIFQSLFDVSFQTVMGYVFAPIAFLMGVPWGEAVQAGGIMATKLVTNEFVAMLSFGDISEHLSEKTVAIVSVYLVSFANFGTVGIISGSIKSISEEQGSYVSKFALKLLLGATLASVISGTIMGLVI; translated from the coding sequence ATGAATATTATATTCTTGATAACAGGCATTTTGCTTGCCTTTGTTATTGCCTTTATATTTAGTAATAATAGGAGAGAAATTAAATATAAACGTATTCTCATAATGTTGGCAGTCCAAATTCTATTAGTTTATTTTATGATGAATACGAGTATCGGTCTTATTGCTATTGCTCAAGTGGGAGAGTTGTTTGAGAAGTTAATGGCCATTGCCGATGCAGGCGTCCAGTTTGTGTTTGGAGGTATGGTGAACGAAGGAGCATCGACGTTTTTCTTTACAGCCTTATTACCCCTCGTCTTCATTTCGGTATTAATAGGTATAGTCAACTATATCAAAGTATTGCCTTTTGTCATCAAATATATAGGATTAGTTTTAAGTAAAATCACAGGAATGGGTAAGCTGGAAAGCTACTTTGCCGTATCCACGGCTGTATTTGGACAACCGGAAGTGTTCTTAACCATTATCAAACAAATTCCTTTACTATCGCAAAAACGGCTTTACACTATTTGTACGTCTGCCATGAGTGCTGTCAGTATGGCAATGGTTGGGTCTTATATGACCATGCTGGAGCCAAAATACGTAGTCACTGCAGTTGTATTGAATATTTTTAGCGCGCTTATTATTGCGAATATTATCAATCCATATGACTTGGATGACGAAGATGATTTACTACAGACTGAAGAAAGTGCAAGAGTCCCTTTTTTCCAGATGGTTGGGGACAGCGTTATGGATGGTTTTAAAATTGCAATTACCGTTGCCGCCATGCTTTTAGGCTTTATTGCCCTGATGGAATTGGTTAATGTGATATTTCAAAGCTTATTTGATGTTTCCTTCCAGACGGTGATGGGCTATGTCTTTGCACCAATCGCTTTCCTAATGGGGGTCCCATGGGGAGAAGCCGTACAAGCAGGGGGTATAATGGCTACCAAACTTGTTACTAATGAATTTGTTGCGATGTTAAGCTTTGGTGATATTTCAGAGCATCTTTCTGAAAAAACCGTCGCCATTGTATCTGTTTATTTAGTCAGTTTTGCTAACTTTGGTACTGTGGGGATTATATCAGGTTCAATTAAATCTATCAGTGAAGAACAAGGGAGTTACGTTTCGAAATTTGCTTTAAAACTATTACTAGGAGCTACACTAGCTTCCGTCATATCAGGTACCATTATGGGATTAGTTATTTAA
- a CDS encoding nucleoside hydrolase — MTTRNIIMDCDPGHDDAIAMILAAAQPELNILGITTVTGNSDIDKTTMNALKICELVSLTDVVVSKGASEPLVRWRENAPEIHGDSGLDGPELPEPSLSWGEEHGSDTIIRLTKESKEPVTILPTGPLTNIALALSKAPEIKDNIEEIVLMGGGTFGNWTPTAEFNIWADPEAAKKVFNSGISTTVMGLDITHQALATKEVIDQVNAIDNHVANIVGELLTYFASTYKEVFDFDGAPVHDVLTVAYCVAPELFATKDVNIAVETKGEYTEGTTLIDLQGVTGRKVNAKFGLELDVEGFWQLMIEALKTY; from the coding sequence ATGACAACGAGAAATATAATTATGGATTGTGATCCAGGACATGATGATGCGATTGCGATGATACTAGCTGCCGCTCAGCCAGAATTGAATATTCTGGGGATCACTACTGTCACCGGAAATTCAGATATTGATAAAACGACGATGAATGCGTTGAAAATTTGTGAATTGGTTTCATTAACTGATGTTGTTGTTTCAAAAGGGGCGAGTGAACCATTAGTTCGATGGCGTGAAAACGCCCCTGAGATTCATGGGGATTCAGGTTTGGATGGTCCAGAGCTGCCTGAGCCTTCACTGAGCTGGGGGGAGGAACATGGTTCTGACACCATTATAAGACTGACAAAAGAGTCAAAAGAGCCGGTGACTATTCTGCCAACAGGACCTTTAACCAATATTGCTTTAGCCTTATCAAAAGCGCCAGAGATTAAGGACAATATTGAAGAGATCGTCCTTATGGGTGGTGGTACTTTTGGTAACTGGACACCTACTGCTGAATTTAATATTTGGGCTGACCCCGAAGCTGCAAAGAAAGTATTTAATAGTGGGATTTCTACAACAGTTATGGGATTAGATATAACACATCAAGCGTTAGCAACCAAAGAAGTGATTGATCAGGTGAATGCAATTGATAATCATGTTGCTAACATAGTCGGTGAATTATTGACGTATTTTGCCTCAACCTATAAAGAGGTGTTTGATTTCGATGGGGCACCTGTACATGATGTCTTGACTGTTGCCTATTGTGTTGCACCAGAACTTTTTGCGACTAAGGACGTTAATATTGCGGTAGAAACGAAAGGAGAGTATACAGAAGGGACAACGCTCATTGATCTTCAAGGGGTCACTGGCAGAAAGGTTAATGCAAAGTTTGGATTAGAACTTGATGTAGAAGGCTTTTGGCAGCTAATGATTGAGGCATTAAAAACGTACTAG